The following are encoded together in the Dickeya lacustris genome:
- the queC gene encoding 7-cyano-7-deazaguanine synthase QueC: MTSAVVVFSGGQDSTTCLIQALQQYDEVHCVTFDYGQRHRAEIDVAAELARTLGAAAHKILDVGLLNELAVSSLTRDNIPVPEFDADATGLPSTFVPGRNILFLTLAAIYAYQVGAETVITGVCETDFSGYPDCRDEFVKALNQAIVLGLARNVRFVTPLMWLNKAETWALADYYQQLETVKHHTLTCYNGIKGTGCGECAACHLRAKGLAEYQQSPTLVMASLKQKTGLK; encoded by the coding sequence ATGACAAGCGCAGTTGTCGTTTTTAGCGGAGGTCAGGACTCCACAACCTGCCTGATTCAGGCATTGCAGCAGTATGATGAAGTACATTGCGTGACTTTTGATTATGGTCAGCGTCATCGCGCCGAAATTGATGTCGCCGCAGAACTGGCACGAACACTGGGCGCGGCAGCGCATAAGATTTTGGACGTCGGCTTGCTGAACGAGTTGGCTGTCAGTAGCCTCACGCGTGACAATATCCCCGTTCCTGAATTTGATGCCGACGCAACAGGGTTGCCAAGTACCTTTGTTCCGGGTCGCAATATTCTGTTCCTGACGCTCGCCGCAATTTATGCCTATCAAGTCGGCGCTGAGACCGTCATCACCGGTGTCTGTGAAACAGATTTTTCCGGTTATCCCGACTGCCGGGATGAGTTTGTCAAAGCCCTGAATCAGGCGATTGTGCTCGGTCTTGCCAGGAATGTTCGCTTTGTCACGCCCTTGATGTGGCTCAACAAAGCAGAAACCTGGGCCCTGGCCGATTATTATCAGCAATTGGAGACGGTGAAACACCATACGTTAACCTGTTACAACGGTATTAAAGGTACAGGATGCGGTGAATGCGCCGCATGCCACTTACGGGCGAAAGGGCTGGCCGAATATCAGCAGTCACCGACGTTGGTGATGGCATCTCTCAAGCAGAAGACCGGCCTTAAATAG
- a CDS encoding ComEA family DNA-binding protein, whose product MKPSGIKALCLMVGMSLASISGGLHAAPETSPSAQSVPSMTKPVPGVAQVGQAEKPAEDTEEVSINSATAEQLAAALNGVGLKKAQAIVSYREQNGPFTQIDQLQEVPGIGRALIERNQARLRL is encoded by the coding sequence ATGAAACCATCGGGAATTAAGGCGTTATGTTTGATGGTCGGGATGAGTCTGGCGAGTATTTCTGGCGGCTTGCACGCAGCGCCAGAAACCAGCCCTTCAGCCCAATCAGTACCGTCGATGACAAAGCCTGTGCCTGGCGTAGCCCAAGTCGGGCAAGCTGAAAAGCCAGCTGAGGATACTGAGGAGGTGAGTATCAACAGCGCGACGGCAGAACAACTGGCCGCAGCGCTCAATGGTGTGGGGCTAAAAAAAGCGCAGGCAATCGTGTCTTATCGTGAGCAGAATGGGCCCTTTACCCAAATAGACCAATTGCAAGAGGTTCCCGGTATTGGCCGTGCGTTGATTGAGCGCAACCAGGCTCGTTTGCGTTTATAA
- the ppiD gene encoding peptidylprolyl isomerase codes for MMDNLRAAANNVVLKIILALIVGSFVLTGVGDYLIRGSGDYAAKVNGQEITRAQLEQGVQNERARQQEMLGDNFSALASNEGYMQQLRRQVLSQLVDETLIVQYAHNLGLNISDEQVKQAIFSVPEFQTNNRFDNQKYLSQIRQLGLTPDAYAQFLRKQLLTQQLIRGLGNTDFVLQQELNNLVAMAAQDRTIRTATLALADRAKTLTVSDDEVKAFYDQNKNRYQTPEQFKVSYIMLDAASIMDKTRVDDTDIATYYEQHKSEFTQPERKKYSVIQLKTQDEAKAALDQLKQGADFAALAKEKSTDIVSRRNGGDLGWMDDGSTVDEIKQAALQQKGQLSDVIKSSVGFLIIRLDDIQAQRVKSLNEVRADLAEKVKREKALDAFYALQQKISEAASNDNESLASAEKVANVQAQQTDWFNRENVPAALNFQPVTQAIFGGSLVSENGAPGSNSDVISVEGDRAFVVRVSEHKLQATQPLDQVRDQVVQALKRQKAEQQATVEAEKILADLKQGKQDSLKAAGLSFSTAKALSSVAQNDVLGQTVFSMPQPKKDQPAYAVARDVDGNVVLVALDEIKPHTLSDEQKKQFGSQIEQTSMGTLFDTLLGSLRTQAKVKYGSAAQDAQ; via the coding sequence ATGATGGACAATTTACGCGCGGCCGCTAACAACGTCGTGCTGAAAATTATTCTTGCCTTGATAGTTGGTTCGTTTGTATTGACCGGAGTGGGAGATTATCTGATCCGTGGTTCAGGCGACTATGCAGCCAAAGTGAACGGACAGGAAATTACCCGTGCCCAACTAGAGCAAGGGGTGCAGAATGAACGCGCTCGCCAGCAAGAAATGCTGGGAGATAATTTCTCCGCGTTGGCATCCAATGAAGGTTATATGCAGCAATTGCGCAGGCAAGTGCTGTCCCAACTGGTTGATGAAACGCTGATTGTACAGTATGCCCACAATCTGGGGCTGAATATCAGTGATGAACAGGTTAAACAGGCCATCTTCTCCGTGCCTGAATTTCAAACCAACAACCGTTTTGATAACCAAAAGTATCTCTCACAAATCCGTCAGCTGGGTCTGACACCGGATGCTTATGCGCAGTTCCTGCGTAAACAACTGCTGACTCAGCAATTGATCCGGGGATTAGGCAATACGGATTTTGTTCTCCAGCAAGAGTTGAATAATCTGGTGGCGATGGCAGCGCAAGATCGCACCATTCGCACGGCCACTCTGGCGCTCGCCGATCGTGCTAAGACGCTGACGGTTTCTGATGATGAAGTGAAAGCGTTTTATGATCAGAACAAAAACCGCTATCAAACGCCTGAGCAGTTCAAAGTGAGCTATATCATGTTGGACGCGGCTTCTATCATGGATAAAACCCGTGTAGATGATACCGATATCGCCACCTATTATGAGCAACATAAAAGTGAATTCACTCAGCCTGAGCGTAAAAAATACAGCGTCATTCAGTTGAAAACGCAAGATGAAGCGAAAGCTGCATTGGATCAACTGAAGCAAGGCGCTGATTTTGCCGCGCTGGCAAAGGAAAAATCGACGGATATCGTTTCTCGTCGTAATGGCGGCGATTTGGGCTGGATGGATGATGGCTCCACCGTTGATGAAATTAAACAGGCGGCGTTGCAGCAGAAAGGGCAGTTGTCTGACGTGATTAAGTCATCCGTTGGGTTTTTGATTATCCGTCTGGATGACATTCAGGCTCAAAGAGTGAAATCTTTGAACGAAGTGCGTGCTGATTTGGCCGAGAAAGTAAAACGTGAAAAAGCCCTCGATGCTTTTTATGCGTTGCAACAGAAGATTAGCGAGGCGGCCAGCAATGATAACGAGTCGCTGGCTTCTGCTGAGAAAGTGGCGAATGTGCAGGCGCAACAAACCGACTGGTTCAACCGTGAAAATGTGCCTGCTGCACTGAATTTCCAGCCCGTTACTCAGGCAATTTTCGGTGGCTCATTGGTCAGTGAAAATGGTGCCCCGGGCAGTAACTCTGATGTCATTAGCGTTGAAGGCGACAGGGCCTTTGTGGTGCGCGTCAGCGAACACAAATTGCAGGCAACTCAGCCGTTAGATCAAGTGCGCGATCAGGTGGTTCAAGCGTTGAAACGCCAGAAAGCAGAACAACAGGCTACTGTTGAAGCGGAGAAAATTCTGGCCGACCTCAAACAGGGTAAGCAGGATAGCCTGAAAGCTGCCGGGTTGAGCTTTAGTACGGCGAAAGCGCTTTCTTCTGTTGCGCAGAATGATGTGTTGGGGCAAACCGTTTTCTCGATGCCACAGCCGAAGAAGGATCAGCCTGCGTATGCCGTTGCGCGCGATGTTGATGGCAATGTGGTGCTGGTTGCGCTCGATGAAATTAAACCGCACACCTTATCTGATGAGCAGAAAAAACAGTTTGGCAGCCAAATAGAGCAGACTTCAATGGGTACACTGTTTGATACGCTGTTGGGCAGCCTGCGTACTCAGGCGAAGGTTAAGTACGGTAGTGCAGCGCAAGACGCGCAATAA
- a CDS encoding Lrp/AsnC family transcriptional regulator, protein MLDKIDIKLLGLLQQDCSLSLQALADAVNLTSTPCWKRLKRLEDDGYIKRRVALLDNEKLGLGLTAFVLLKTQQHNSAWYQSFSHFVSEMPEVLAFYRMAGEYDYLMQVQVADMKSYDAFYKRLVNGIPGLVDVTSSFAMERIKQTTALPLKPL, encoded by the coding sequence ATGTTGGATAAAATTGATATCAAACTGCTGGGCTTGCTACAGCAGGATTGCAGCCTCTCGTTACAGGCGTTGGCTGATGCCGTTAACCTGACGTCTACCCCCTGCTGGAAACGCTTAAAGCGTCTGGAGGATGACGGGTATATCAAACGTCGGGTCGCGCTGCTGGATAATGAAAAGTTAGGTCTGGGGCTGACGGCTTTTGTTCTGCTGAAAACCCAGCAACACAATAGCGCCTGGTATCAGTCCTTTTCTCATTTTGTGTCGGAGATGCCGGAGGTACTGGCGTTCTATCGAATGGCGGGAGAGTATGATTACCTGATGCAAGTGCAGGTGGCAGATATGAAAAGCTATGATGCATTTTATAAACGTCTGGTAAATGGTATTCCCGGCCTGGTTGATGTGACCTCAAGCTTTGCGATGGAACGCATCAAACAGACAACCGCCTTACCCCTGAAGCCATTATGA
- a CDS encoding PLP-dependent cysteine synthase family protein, which translates to MTSLWVRNAVSAIEADFQRSADTHLIRLTLPHYPGIYFYLKDESTHPSGSLKHRLARSLFLYGLSNGWINEDTSVIEASSGSTAVSEAYFARLLGLPFIAVMPSCTARRKIEQIAFYGGHCHFVEQSSEIYAKSEELAKELNGHYMDQFTYAERATDWRGNNNIADSIYRQMEREPYPVPDYLVMSAGTGGTSATLGRYIRYKGLNTQLIVVDPEHSVFYDCYRQRISTLTGQCGSRIEGIGRPRAEPSFIPTVIDDMIKVPDTASIATIYWLEQVLGRKVGPSTGTNVWGMLQLAEKMVAQGRKGAIVTLLCDSGERYLDTYYNKEWVSSHIGDIQPYLQQLNAAGIR; encoded by the coding sequence ATGACCAGTCTTTGGGTACGCAACGCCGTTAGCGCGATAGAAGCCGATTTCCAACGTTCAGCAGACACTCACCTGATTCGCCTGACGCTACCACACTACCCCGGCATCTATTTTTATCTCAAAGATGAAAGCACCCACCCGAGCGGTAGTCTCAAACACCGTCTGGCTCGCTCACTGTTTCTGTATGGATTAAGCAATGGCTGGATTAATGAAGACACATCAGTGATTGAAGCTTCATCGGGCAGCACGGCGGTCTCTGAAGCTTATTTCGCACGTCTGCTGGGGCTCCCCTTTATTGCCGTTATGCCATCGTGTACCGCACGTAGAAAAATCGAGCAAATCGCTTTCTATGGCGGCCATTGCCATTTTGTCGAACAATCCAGCGAGATTTATGCCAAATCAGAAGAACTAGCGAAAGAGCTCAATGGTCACTATATGGATCAATTCACCTACGCCGAACGGGCAACCGACTGGCGAGGTAATAATAATATCGCAGACAGTATCTACAGGCAGATGGAACGAGAGCCCTACCCAGTCCCTGACTATCTGGTAATGAGTGCGGGAACCGGCGGCACATCCGCCACGCTTGGCCGCTACATCCGCTACAAGGGCCTGAATACCCAGTTAATCGTTGTCGATCCAGAACATTCGGTATTTTATGACTGCTACCGCCAGCGAATTAGCACGCTAACCGGTCAATGCGGCAGCCGCATTGAGGGAATCGGTCGCCCACGAGCCGAACCATCGTTTATCCCAACGGTGATTGATGACATGATAAAAGTGCCTGACACCGCCAGTATCGCAACGATCTATTGGCTGGAGCAGGTACTAGGCAGAAAAGTCGGGCCGTCCACCGGCACCAATGTCTGGGGCATGTTGCAACTGGCCGAAAAAATGGTGGCGCAGGGCCGAAAAGGGGCGATTGTCACGCTGCTATGCGATAGCGGCGAGCGTTATCTTGATACGTATTACAACAAAGAGTGGGTAAGTTCCCATATTGGCGATATCCAGCCTTATCTCCAGCAATTGAACGCAGCAGGCATACGCTAA